A region from the Geobacillus vulcani PSS1 genome encodes:
- a CDS encoding tetratricopeptide repeat protein, whose product MYGKWDRYVFLSLLVFILSGISYAHWKGQQQDEQFLKDYNEYQQAIQLMQQRQVEQALPILQSLSSKYPDRYNIMRTLGLAYAMKNDFHKAAFYYEKAIRKRPFLQQDPIFTLQFGEILYYKGEYAKAKAYLEQSKKLPGSEMYHARIDELLVQIQHQKSS is encoded by the coding sequence ATGTATGGAAAATGGGATCGATACGTGTTTCTTAGTTTGCTAGTTTTCATTTTATCGGGAATCAGCTATGCGCACTGGAAAGGCCAACAACAGGATGAGCAATTTCTAAAAGACTATAATGAGTATCAACAGGCGATTCAGTTGATGCAACAAAGACAAGTAGAGCAGGCTTTGCCAATTTTGCAGTCATTGTCGAGCAAATATCCGGACCGTTATAACATCATGCGTACGCTTGGGTTAGCGTATGCGATGAAAAATGATTTTCATAAGGCTGCTTTTTATTATGAAAAAGCGATTAGAAAAAGGCCTTTCCTGCAGCAGGACCCGATTTTCACGCTGCAATTTGGCGAGATCCTGTATTATAAAGGGGAATATGCAAAGGCTAAGGCATATCTCGAACAAAGTAAAAAATTGCCTGGATCAGAAATGTATCATGCTAGAATCGATGAACTATTGGTTCAAATCCAACATCAAAAATCATCATAA
- a CDS encoding O-antigen ligase family protein produces the protein MSDWYKYLTIERDEHEDQMDMERVDAILFWGLAFIVLVIPLIVRVHIGDFISPSITQTDVLDTGKKADVFTYYKFVVLLVSTAFLSLVFLYKVLVLNYQIPKTKIDIALAVLAVCLTLSAVLAPYKTLALYGLHNRHEGTLTYLCYLMLFFIASNIRYTVRRFQQFIYFLTPFIIINTILGTLNFFGYDVLQLHWVRTLLYSSLPEGAKIAQGSSFLATINHGNYVSGVSAFFVALFFCLAVLEKKIWKKILNGLIASVAFALLLSSLSSNGFVTLVLMSPLFVYMIVKAEKRKVAALSSLVLMVVFVAVYVPFVKQNHRVWDETIGFFIPYNPFQQDHQQAGLNTAFKDIEQVVGHITERVVSGSSAYADAEEYRLPKLPGPGIAPGSGRAFIWEKALELISDKPFIGYGLDTFPYFFNQDDPEKNSNLGEGYSVIVDKPHNMYIGMAFGAGIVALFALVVVMVGGPIQLLRSTHVRFNVYIAALCAALMAYVIQGMFNDSIIGTAVFFWVGLGVSIGFLRTTNKSIKGRNR, from the coding sequence ATGTCTGATTGGTATAAGTATTTAACTATTGAACGTGATGAGCATGAGGACCAAATGGATATGGAGCGGGTCGATGCCATATTGTTTTGGGGGCTGGCATTCATTGTACTGGTCATCCCATTGATCGTTAGAGTGCATATTGGCGATTTTATCAGCCCGTCTATTACTCAAACCGATGTATTGGATACGGGAAAGAAAGCGGATGTGTTTACATACTATAAATTTGTTGTGCTCCTTGTCTCTACAGCGTTTCTCAGCCTTGTTTTTCTATATAAAGTGTTAGTGCTTAACTACCAAATTCCGAAAACAAAAATTGACATAGCTCTCGCTGTACTCGCTGTTTGTTTAACTTTGTCGGCTGTTTTAGCTCCATATAAAACGCTTGCTTTGTACGGATTGCACAATCGCCATGAGGGTACATTGACGTACTTATGCTACTTGATGTTGTTCTTCATCGCGTCTAATATACGGTATACTGTAAGGAGATTCCAGCAATTCATTTACTTTTTGACCCCTTTCATAATCATAAATACGATATTAGGAACATTGAATTTCTTTGGTTATGACGTTTTACAGCTTCACTGGGTGCGGACACTGTTATATTCCAGCCTTCCAGAGGGGGCGAAAATCGCTCAAGGTTCATCTTTCCTTGCTACGATTAACCACGGAAACTATGTGAGCGGGGTTTCGGCTTTTTTTGTTGCTCTTTTCTTCTGCTTGGCTGTTTTGGAGAAAAAGATATGGAAGAAAATCTTGAATGGTTTGATCGCCTCAGTAGCCTTTGCTCTGCTTCTTTCGTCACTATCTAGTAATGGTTTTGTGACGCTAGTATTGATGAGTCCGCTGTTCGTCTATATGATCGTGAAAGCAGAAAAGAGAAAGGTCGCGGCTCTTTCAAGTCTGGTATTGATGGTTGTTTTTGTTGCTGTTTATGTGCCGTTTGTGAAACAAAATCACCGTGTTTGGGACGAGACAATTGGGTTTTTCATCCCATATAATCCATTTCAACAGGATCATCAACAAGCAGGACTGAATACAGCATTCAAAGATATAGAGCAGGTGGTCGGGCATATTACCGAAAGGGTGGTGAGCGGTTCATCCGCTTATGCAGATGCTGAAGAATACCGACTGCCAAAGCTACCAGGACCGGGGATAGCGCCGGGATCTGGGCGGGCCTTTATTTGGGAAAAAGCATTAGAACTTATTTCTGACAAGCCGTTTATAGGATATGGATTAGATACGTTTCCTTATTTCTTTAATCAAGATGATCCGGAAAAAAATTCGAATTTAGGCGAGGGATATAGTGTTATTGTCGATAAGCCCCACAACATGTATATCGGTATGGCTTTTGGAGCAGGGATTGTAGCACTGTTTGCCTTAGTAGTTGTGATGGTGGGGGGGCCTATACAGTTGCTACGTTCTACCCACGTACGCTTTAATGTATACATTGCAGCGCTTTGCGCGGCGCTCATGGCTTATGTGATTCAAGGGATGTTTAACGATTCGATTATTGGAACTGCTGTATTCTTTTGGGTAGGATTAGGTGTTTCCATCGGATTTTTACGCACAACAAACAAATCAATCAAAGGTAGGAACAGATGA
- a CDS encoding Wzz/FepE/Etk N-terminal domain-containing protein — protein sequence MDETISLRELIETIWKGKWIIAATTIVALIFSVLASFVWIKPIYSANATVSVNNGIVPGKQFDETDSYFNEIITPSAYMERVQSISVIEEGIKKAHLQGKYRAEQVKGNLSVENVPNTNLVRITLKAANPSDTKKLLNGILSAVKQSIWKDIQTGVEKDLHHFMKLKQKEQVQLQQTIKLYRQEAVALKLPPSLLLDAVISYNNQYIITLDSDRLRNISSLSEKELIALNELSNQIKSLADRYRQYVNKEQQLRDFLQSFSIENKILIISAPVAPQEPDSPKPLLNMGIAFVVGIMVGTGLVFFWRYWKETGQERMLES from the coding sequence ATGGATGAAACAATCAGCTTGCGAGAACTCATTGAAACGATATGGAAAGGAAAATGGATCATTGCGGCTACAACGATTGTAGCACTAATCTTTTCTGTGTTGGCTAGCTTTGTATGGATCAAACCAATATATTCAGCAAACGCTACGGTATCCGTGAATAATGGGATCGTGCCCGGAAAACAATTCGATGAAACCGATAGTTATTTCAATGAGATCATTACGCCTTCGGCCTATATGGAGCGTGTACAATCCATTTCTGTGATCGAAGAGGGGATCAAAAAAGCGCATTTGCAAGGAAAGTATAGGGCAGAGCAAGTCAAAGGGAATCTAAGCGTTGAAAATGTGCCTAATACCAATTTGGTTCGTATCACTCTAAAAGCGGCCAATCCCTCTGACACCAAAAAGCTGTTGAACGGGATTTTAAGCGCTGTGAAACAGTCGATATGGAAAGATATTCAAACAGGTGTTGAGAAAGATCTCCATCACTTTATGAAACTGAAACAAAAAGAGCAAGTCCAACTGCAGCAAACCATTAAACTTTATCGTCAAGAAGCAGTGGCTTTGAAGTTGCCGCCGTCCCTTTTGCTTGATGCAGTCATTTCGTATAACAACCAGTATATCATCACCTTGGACTCAGATCGTCTACGTAATATTTCATCTCTTTCGGAAAAAGAGTTAATTGCTCTAAATGAGTTGAGTAATCAAATCAAATCGTTGGCTGACCGTTACCGTCAATATGTTAATAAAGAGCAGCAGTTGCGTGATTTTTTGCAATCATTTTCCATTGAGAATAAAATATTAATCATTTCTGCACCGGTTGCCCCTCAAGAGCCGGATAGCCCTAAACCATTATTAAATATGGGCATTGCTTTCGTGGTGGGCATCATGGTAGGAACAGGTCTAGTTTTCTTCTGGCGTTATTGGAAGGAAACTGGACAAGAAAGAATGCTCGAATCCTAA
- the galU gene encoding UTP--glucose-1-phosphate uridylyltransferase GalU, translating into MKKVRKAIIPAAGLGTRFLPATKAMPKEMLPIVDKPTIQYIVEEAIASGIEDIIIVTGKGKRAIEDHFDIAFELEQNLMEKGKYDLLEKVKEPSKVDIHYIRQKEPKGLGHAVWCARNFIGDEPFAVLLGDDIVQADPPCLKQLIDQYEQTLSSVIGVKQVPNRETYRYGIIDPIEQNSRLYQVRQFVEKPAPGTAPSNLAIMGRYILTPEIFLFLEKQETGAGGEIQLTDAIQKLNEIQRVFAYEFEGKRYDVGEKLGFIQTTIEFALQNEELRKELIPFMERLLESVAEKV; encoded by the coding sequence ATGAAAAAAGTACGCAAAGCCATCATCCCAGCGGCGGGCTTAGGGACGCGCTTCCTTCCGGCGACCAAGGCGATGCCGAAGGAGATGCTGCCGATTGTCGATAAGCCGACGATCCAATACATCGTCGAAGAAGCCATCGCCTCAGGAATCGAAGACATCATCATCGTCACTGGAAAAGGGAAACGCGCCATCGAAGACCATTTTGACATCGCCTTTGAACTCGAACAAAACTTAATGGAAAAAGGCAAATACGACTTGCTGGAGAAAGTGAAAGAACCGTCGAAAGTCGACATTCACTACATCCGCCAAAAAGAGCCGAAAGGATTGGGTCACGCCGTTTGGTGTGCAAGAAACTTTATCGGTGACGAACCGTTTGCCGTCTTGCTTGGCGACGACATCGTCCAAGCCGATCCGCCGTGTTTGAAGCAGCTCATCGACCAATACGAACAAACGTTGAGCTCCGTCATCGGCGTCAAACAGGTGCCAAACCGTGAAACATACCGCTACGGCATCATCGACCCGATCGAACAAAACAGCCGCCTCTATCAAGTGCGCCAATTCGTCGAAAAACCAGCGCCCGGCACCGCACCGTCCAACTTAGCCATCATGGGAAGATACATCCTCACACCGGAAATCTTCCTCTTCCTTGAAAAACAAGAAACTGGCGCGGGCGGCGAAATCCAACTCACCGACGCCATCCAAAAGCTGAACGAAATCCAACGCGTCTTCGCCTACGAATTCGAAGGCAAACGCTATGACGTCGGTGAGAAACTCGGATTCATCCAAACGACGATCGAGTTTGCGCTGCAAAACGAAGAGTTGCGGAAGGAACTGATTCCGTTTATGGAACGGTTGTTGGAAAGTGTAGCAGAGAAGGTGTAA